One Numenius arquata chromosome 10, bNumArq3.hap1.1, whole genome shotgun sequence DNA segment encodes these proteins:
- the ZNF365 gene encoding protein ZNF365 codes for MQQTARDEGRHPWQEPLGSLGVCLPFRCPRCGDHSRFRSLSSLRAHLEYSHSYEERSLLTKSGSLFSPLKDGELISPPELATPSSLGSPGSALRQKGSYLNFCEASCESTKREVEAERPVSYVANYVLADSPGEQVAKPGLPAADSKASFEAHVREKFNRMVEAVDKTIEKRIDKLTKELAQKTAELLEVRAAFVQLSQKKQEVQRRERALSRQVDVAVEMIAALKQRLSESEEELHRKEEEVVTFNHFLEEAAEKEVRGKARLQHFIENLLQRVDLAERQLEYYQNQQMVCHHTDVSEHVFTDISLNKKPRCLSRGSQHASYNIPDAKPHSFQKGRILLKKAKDEKTSLQPVKCFYEPVDCSREIWRAQKKGEPACSARKVSTKCKMGKKAKPL; via the exons ATGCAACAGACGGCCCGGGATGAAGGCAGGCACCCCTGGCAGGAGCCGCTCGGCAGCCTCGGCGTCTGCCTCCCCTTCCGCTGCCCGCGATGCGGCGACCACAGCCGGTTCCGGAGCCTCTCCTCCCTGCGGGCCCACCTGGAGTACAGCCACAGCTACGAGGAGAGGAGCCTCCTCACCAAGAGCGGCAGCCTCTTCTCGCCCCTGAAGGACGGGGAGCTGATCTCCCCCCCCGAGCTGGCCACCCCGAGCAGCCTGGGGAGCCCCGGCAGCGCCCTACGGCAAAAGGGGTCCTACCTGAATTTTTGTGAAGCCTCCTGCGAGAGCACGAAGCGAGAGGTGGAAGCAGAACGGCCCGTCTCCTACGTCGCAAACTATGTGTTGGCCGACTCTCCCGGCGAGCAGGTCGCTAAACCCGGCCTGCCGGCCGCTGACTCCAAAGCCTCCTTCGAGGCACACGTCAGAGAAAAGTTTAACAGGATGGTAGAGGCCGTGGACAAAACGATCGAGAAGCGAATCGACAAGCTGACCAAAGAGCTGGCCCAGAAGACGGCGGAGCTGCTGGAGGTGCGGGCAGCCTTCGTGCAGCTGTCCCAGaagaagcaggaggtgcagcGACGGGAGCGGGCCCTGAGCAGGCAGGTGGACGTGGCGGTGGAGATGATCGCAGCCTTGAAGCAGCGCCTCAGCGAGTCCGAGGAAGAGCTTCACCGGAAAGAGGA AGAAGTTGTTACTTTCAACCACTtcctggaagaagcagcagaaaaagaagtgCGGGGAAAAGCCAGGCTCCAGCACTTCATTGAGAACCTGTTGCAGCGCGTGGATCTGGCAGAAAGGCAGCTAGAATATTACCAAAATCAGCAGATGGTGTGCCACCACACCGATGTCAGCGAGCATGTG tttaCAGACATTTCATTAAATAAGAAACCCAGATGCCT GAGCCGAGGGAGTCAACATGCTTCGTATAACATCCCTGACGCAAAGCCTCATTCCTTTCAAAAAGGAAGAATCTTGTTGAAAAAAGCAAAGGATGAAAAAACCAGCTTGCAGCCAGTGAAATGCTTCTATGAACCTGTTGATTGCTCAAGAGAAATATGGAGAGCACAGAAGAAAGGTGAAcctgcctgctctgccaggaAAGTGAGCACAAAATGCAAGATGGGTAAAAAGGCCAAACCGCTATAG